taatcaaactcgaacaaggatcgaaccatgatgcgggtagatctatcgtgctgataatccaaaaatcaacctacatcgacctggaatcaattcgagggcttgAACCATTCTCGGGCTCAAACCAAGATCataagttcgagccgaaatcaagctcgaaccaaaatcgaggattctaagcaagatcgatctcgcagacaaaagccgttgtaatcccactagaggaaatcttggcagaaattatggaaaaactgatttataatgggtctcccactgaatgtttatttttattatgcttggagccaaaccccttcactataaaagggcttggttatcatttctgtagaggACATCTTTTTCTGAGATTTACATTATAATGAAAGTATTATTTCCTCTACAAGAAAGAGTGGTTATtccagtttcttagattgattctatttgttaaaTCCCAAGGTTCACTATTCTTGATTGCTTTGTCTAGATTACATTCTCCCCAGTCTATATTCacattttatttatccttgcattttatATTAAGTTGcaccacatatcctcggaactgcgtataaattcaactctatccattttttcgggtaaacagtatcaataataaaataaattgtGGGGTTTATGTATCCGTCAATCTTATTACATTGGAAAGTGCTAAATAAATTAGAACTTAAACATAAAAGAAGTCAATACTCCGTATGATCGAAGTATCAACGTAACCAAGAATAATTGAAGATTTGCAGCTTAATTAGATTGTGAATGCAAGCGCTATCCGAAAGTCATTGGATgagttctttattttttatttaaaaaactaCAGATTTGAATCCGCAATACTCAAAATTTTTTATATGACTCGGCATGTACGTGCAACGTATGTGTcgagatactatatatatatatatatatatatatatatatatatatatatatatatatatatatacatacttttATTTTACTTATTTACAATAACAAAGTCTTTTGTATTTTTTTCCACGATATCTACAATTTTTGTACTTATAAGATAAAATAGTTTTTATAATTGGAAGCGCGCACAATTTCACTGGTTACAATcctaaaataaaaaattcaactcTGAATTAAAAAAGGTTAATATAAACGTCAACTGCTCTACTTAATGGTTCTTTCATTAGTGTTATATTATACGAATTTATTAAGGGAGAAAGGAAGAATACACAGGGACACCCTTATTCGGTGACAAAACTTTTAGCATGTATAGGCGGCTGATTTATTAGAAGAAAGAATTTGATAAGTTCAGGAATTCAGATGGATGGTAATAATTGGAGGGCTGCTCAGGGTACCGCCCCAGCAGCCGGAGCTATGGACACCGCTGATTGGCGGACTCAACTTCAACCCGATTCTCGTCAACGGATTGTCAACAAAATGTAATATATTTATAGTAGTAGGAGTATTATTTTTCTGCAACTTGTACTTGCTTTCTTTCGTCAAAGATTTTGGATTTCAGGGTTCCTTTGTGTTTATCAATTTTTTTTCTTATAACCGTGGTGTCCAACTGTCCATACCTGCTCGGACAGCAAATGGAAAGAAATCACTGCCCCATGGTTCTATTGTGTTTAtcaatttcttaaaatatttttatctttaaaaaaCATTTATCTAGGTTAGGTTGTGCTCTttaaatctaaattttttgttgATATGGCTGTATAGAATGGAGAACATTAAGGGTCGTCTTCCTGTCTCTGGACAAGAAGGAGCTCAGGAGCTTAAGAAAATAGCAATGAGGTTTGAGGATATGATCCATACTGCTGCCACGAGTAAAGTATGCGGTCTATACTTGTTTCTATTTGTCTGCATAATGCAATTGTTTTCCACATTGTTTAATTTGTTATTCTTGCTTGTCTTAACGTGcatttttaactcaaatttatcCAATATTTCAGCAAGATTATCTGCAAAGGTTTTCAAAGATGCTGACTAAGTTGACGAAATTTCAATATCCCGATTCTATACAACCCAGTGCTGTTACTAGTGGTCAGAATGCCCATGGCCCAGGTGAACAATGAAACTTCATGTGCTATATTTTCACAGGATCAGATCTTTGTCTGATTGGATGCTTTGTATACACCTAATTACTTCGTTCTGCTGTTGAAAATACTTTTTCTCTGTAGCTACAATATGTACGGGAAATTGCAGATGCTTGAACCATTGTTCTAATCTTTGTGTTATCTGAGCTATTTTAGGTGATTAGTCTTAGTAAATATTGTTTGTGCTCTAGGTCAGAGTCCTAGCCCCTTAAAGTACTGTTCTCTACGATCTGACTATTATGTTTCCATTATTAGCTACCCGAAAAAAAGGAACAGAAAGGAACACTATTGTATATTTATCTAACATGAACTTAGACAAAGTTCTCATTTAATGTTTTGGAACACAAAGCTATTGCTTCTGTTTCTCGTATCTTTAACTACAATATACTTTCTTTCTTTTGCTGCTTGTATGTATTTTACTGCTAAATTATTATGTTTGTTTATTTGAAAGCAATTGATTAATTTTTGTGAATTGTGTAGGATCCTGCAGCATGCATTCCCAAGTTAACAGCCAAGCACAGCAACTTCCTGTACCTATGGTGGCCAATGAAACTCAAACAAAGCGACCACTGTTGCTGCAGAACATTCAGAACAACATGGCATCCCAAAATTGTGTTAGTTTGAGCCCAGCACTTCCTCCTTTGGGCAACTTAACTCAAGCTACCATGCCAAATGTCATTGGCcggaattcaaattttcaaaccaTGCAAACCATGCCAAATGTTGATCAAGTCGTGCCTCCTAATATGGTTAGTAATTCTCAGAGGCAGATGCAGGGAAGACAACAACAGGTTGCTTCTCAACAGCAACAGCAGCAATTCCAGACAACACAACGATATCTTTATCAGCAGCAGCTACATCGTCAAATGATTAAGAAGAAATTTCAGCTGGGAAACACACCACAGTCCTTGATACAACATGAACAGCAGAAACAACAGCCACAGTCACAGGAGGAGCAGCATCAACAGCGACAAAACCTTCTACAGCCTACTCAGAGAAATATGCATCAGCAGCAGTTGGGTTCTCAAAGTAATATATCTGGAATCCAGCAGCAACAGTTGACTGAAAGTCAACCTGTTAACTCTGGCTTGTATTGTAATCGGCATCCTATCCATATGTTGCAACTATCAAAAATTCCTGTACAACGGCAAACGCTACAGAGCGCTGCAACCGTGTTACCAAGTCAACGTCAACAATCGCAGTCACAGCCTGCACAACAGCAAATGACGCCGCAGAGTCAATCACGACCACCTTTGGGTTTGCAGCAACAGACGAATCAATTTCCAAGGGAAATGCAACAGAGTATTCAAGCATCAAGCCCGTTGCTTCAACAGCAGAAGGAGCTATATCAACTACAAAGAGCCACACCAGAAGCTTCATCAAGTATGTATTTTTCTTAATAAAAGCTTCAATTAGGTCTCATCCATCATTCCTTAGCAGTTCGCCATTCTTAGAAATTTCCACTTCTCATGCCTTCTATGTGAAGAATTAGGACTTCTACACTATTTAACCACTGGTTTACACTTTTTTTTAATAAGAAGTAAAACCAATTATTTAGGAGGCGTGGAGAAAGTGACCAAGTGTCATTTGCAGTTTTGATCAGCTTTAACCATACAAACCATTATGCAACTCAGAAAAAATGTGATGCAAAAGATGCATTTTATTTTCAGTTAAAAGGCGGAAAGCTTAATTATGGAATATTAGCACATTACCAAATACACAGTCAATATACTAGTCTATAGTGAGTATTTAACTTTCGTTGACAAGTCCATTTGGATGGTGATTAAGATATGTGAATATTTCCTGTAATATCTGACAGTATGTTTATATCCCCAATAATTGCCCGAATTTGGAATCTGTAATGAGTCAAATTCTTTAATATTAGTGCTATCCTCAATTTCTGGTTTATTTGTATTTTGTAGCATCTTTAGATTCTACAGTTCTGAGGGGAAATGCAATTGGAGCTGATTGGCAGGAGGTTTACCAAAAGGTACTGTTTGCAATGGTATTTTAATTTGCAAAGGATGTCGAAATCGAAGAAATTATATATGACTGTTTTTTGGTAATGGAGAAATCTCCGAGACTCGGTGAATAATAGGCCCATCCCTACCCTAAAGATTCAAGTTGACGTTCAAGAAGAATATGGGATCAAGCCCTACACTTACAAACGTTGAACTTAGGCTGAGCCTCTAAAGTCTAAACTCCTCCATAAACTAAAAACTAACTAATGAGAAGCAAGTATAAGGTTCTAATGTCTATAGTTCCTTCTAAAGTGTGCCAACATACAAGTTTGCCCTTACATAAGCAAAAATCTCGCCAGACGTCCTGACCACGCGCTCAACTGTCTGGTGAGTGGAAAATCCCTTGAGGCCACGACTTCAAGTTTGAGGCCATGAACTCAACTCTGAGACACCAATCTTGCAGCTTTTGCTTTGTGAGGAAAGGACTTCAACTCTAAGACACCACTCTTGCAGTTTTTGTCTTGTGAGCCATGGCTTCAAGCTTGAAGTCGCGGCTTCAATCTCAATtcttccaaaatcggctccataTTTGTTTCCAATGATGTCACAGTCACATGGAAGaatttatgaacttttgagcgcATCCTTTGAATGCTATCACTTGATATGAGCTGAAATGTGTATAAAGAAGCTAGAGCAAAGTTCAGTTGCTTATTTTACACTTCACATGTTGGGCAGTCCGGTGCACGAAGCATGTCACGTTCAGGCAGGGTCCGAGAAAAGACTGCACCCAAGGGGGTGTGACGTAAGCAGCCTACCCTGATGCGAGCATCGAGGCTAATTTTACGACTCGAACCcctgacctataggtcacacgaagACAACTTTACCATTGCTCCAAGTCTACTCTTCTTAGACTTCATATGCTAAATTGTGCAAAATGGATTCTGTAATCAGTTGTAACTTCCTTTCTACTTCACTTTTAGCCTTAAGGTTCTCTCCTGAAGATTCTCTAGGTATTTTCTCTAACCATCAAGCTTCATACCACGTTGATCTAATTATCACCTATCATTCACATGGAAATGCagtctttttttttgggggggacaAGTACACATGGAAATGCAGTCTTAGAATTTTTGTAATTGACTTGATGAAAATTTTAATGCAGATCAAGTTTATGAAGGAGATGTATTTATCAAAGCTCAATTATCTATACTAGAAAATTGCTTCTAAAATGCAACAGGTATATATCTGCATTTAATCCATTATTATCATATCTGAAGCAATTCTACCTGCGGATCTAGATCTTGATGCAGTTTGTGATGTCCATAGTTCTCATTAAATTATACTTCAATCCCAAAGTTGTTGAAGTTGGCTATACGAATCATCTGTATCCATTCTGTTAAATTCAGGCTCGTTTCACTCCAATAGTAAATAGTTTGTCTTTTAAGGAAAATTTGGGTTTTTTAAATTTCACTCGCTCCCACCCACCGTACAAGTCTAACTAGAATAATAGGACTCATGGCAAACGACTAACCTAATATATGTGTTAATAACAATGAATAAGCTTTTAACAAGTTGGTATCGtttatataaattttttaaatttattgttACAGTTTTAACTAAGTTGGCATTGATTCCAGGAGATCGTAGGTCTTGAGGTAATATCCTCAATGGATTTTTTGTCTCTCTTTCTACTACCTTTAATCGTCATAATGCCCACCTATGAACTGATTCTTTTGGTCTTTGGAGGTCCACTAAAGACATGGCTATAACATCGTGGGTTAAAGCCATCTTAAGCGACATTCTCTTATGTTATGCTTGCTGTGCTAGTTGTACCCTTTGTCAAATGTAAGCACTACTGAATTTTTtattaaatagtatgaaaatcTATTTTAACGTCTGCATTTCCACGGCACTTATCTTGTCGATATGTTGGGCCTTAAAAGTCGAATATTCATATAGCGGTGCTAGTCTCGCAATTGTTTTATAGTTCTTGCCCTTCACTTTGTTAGGATCTTCTATTTGTATATTGCCTCCCCAACGCTTATCCATTTGAATattctattttaatttatttgttgcaTCTTCATTGTATCATGCTTTTTTTTCCCTTGGGAAACTGACCATAGATATCTAATTGGCTACATTGAGGCACTATAGTGGTGTCTTATCTCCCTTCTTATCTTTTTCCTTATGGGGACGATACTTTCTTTTATAACTGAAAAATCCTTGAAGGCCAGTGGCTCATGGTTCGAAACTCTGTGATGGGCCCGTTCCCCACCCTTCTTCCAATTTTCTCACACTTATGATTGTTCCTTAGCACATATGTTTTATAGAATTTATATATTTGATACAAACTCCTTGAGATGCGCATAGTTAATCCTAGAAAATGATCTAACTGAAGTTTTGCTTCAGAAAATTTGAAAATCTAGATGCCCGTGTTTGAATCTTTGGTCCCTTTCCTGTTAACTTAAGAAACCTTGCCTTTATAGTGGGATTCGACTATAGTGTGGTTAATTCCTCTTCATTTTCCTACATCTGCATCATTTGTCAGTGTTTAAGTACTGTATATGATCGTTAAGTTAAGGTGGTGCTCGGGCATTCAAAGATGTGGCCTAGCGGTTAATAAAGTGGATGAAATCATGGGAGACTGGGGTTCAAATTCCTAGTTAAACACTGTGAGTAGATGTGATTTTGATGTTAGTTTCCTCCAGTTTGGTGAAGGAATCAAGGTCTGCCTGATTCTCTTGTCAAGGGCTTGATATGGCTTAGTTAAAAATGCACTTAAGTCAACATTTTGTTGAATTGTGGGCAGCTTGCTAGCTAACTGTGTTATTTGTCTTGTTATGCCCTTTCTTAAATTCTCCTCCCTTTTCCTTCGCCTGGGGTGGAGGGTGGGGGTGGGAGGTACTTAAAGCATGACTATTAAAGGTTAGCAAGGGCGAGAAACAAGGCTGTTGCTAAACTGATTTCTTTCTGTTTTTCAGCTAGATTCTCTTCTTCAGCGGCCTCAAAATGAGCAAATTGAAACGTTCAAGATGCTCAAGATCACGCTGGGACACATTTTGCTTTTCTTGCGGCTTAACAAGCAAGATATCCAGCTTTCTCATAAGGAGAAACTGCTACAGGTTGAGAAGCACATAGATCTCTTTCTTAGTTCCGATAGGCCGCGCAAGCCTACTTTGTCTCTGCAGCAAGGGCAACTTCCTGAAGCTCTTCGGATGCAACTTAAGGTACAGAGTTCCATGGAAGCAATGCAGCAGAATAATCTCACCAAGTTGCAACATAATTCCTTTTCTCCTCAGGTTACCCAACATCCTTCGCCGCAAACTGACGAACAAAATATGTTGGCATCTCTTACTAAAGCTGGGCCTCCTCTCCAATCTGCAAACTCACCATTTGTTGTCCCATCTCCTTCAACTTCCTGGGATCTATCTCCAATGCCAGGGGATTCTGTAAAAGTTAGTACTGGCCTTGCATCACATATTGCTGCTGGAAATATAACGCATCAGCAGGCTGATGCACCTGACCAATCCGTTGGAATTGGTATTCCGGAGATATCAGCCTCACCTTTGCTTGCAGAGTTTACTTGTTTAGATGGTACACATGCCAATGTTTCAGCTGTTGTTTCAGGCAAGTCAAGTGTTGAACAATCATTGGAACGCTTGATGAAAGTGGTTTGTATAATAGTGTTCTACTTAATTTATACTTTCACTAATCCCAATATATCTGTCTTTGCAACTTTCTTTTGATTTGACCTAATGTTATATTCAGGTTAAAAACATGTCCCCAAAAGCATTGAATTCGTCAATTAGTGACATCAGTTCAGTTGTCAGTATGATGGATCGAACAGCAGGATCTGCACCAGGAAATGGATCAAGAGCAACTGTTGGTGAAGATTTGGTTGCCACGACCAAATGTCGTCTCCAAGCGACAAATTACTCTGCGCAGGATGGACTGCCAGGAGCAAAGAAACAGAAGCGACACAGAACTTCTGATGTCGTTTCATCAAGTGGCTGTGTAAATGATAGTTTCTGGCAATTGAATGGGTCTGAAGCATCTGAGTCAGAGTCAACAAGTGTCAAAATACCGAAACCTGAGGTAATCTTCTGATACCTTTCTATTACATGAAAGAAGTACAAAAGTATACATCTATCCATGAGAGAGGCGTGTTAGATTATTCTGGTTCTTAATAGAAATAGGAGATCCATGGGGGTGCACTTTGAAGTTAAAATAAAAGCTGGAATATAGCCATGGCCAAAAGAGAGACGGGAATGGAACATATGCAATACATTGGAATGACTTCCTGAAGTCTGAGCATACCTTCAAACTGAAACTTAATGTGAAGTGCCCTTGAATTATCATTACAAGTGCCTATCTTTCCTTTGACATTTGACTGATTATATTCCtgcaactagaattccgcccaaatTGTCCACTTTTAAGTTTCTTCTCAAGTGTATTCTGTGATAGCTGCACAACGTATGATACTGCATGTGGAAATCAAACATACCTTTCCTTTTGGATGGAGGTTTTGATTTTGACATTGTGCATAGAGGTTTTGGTTTTGAGGATAGAAACGAAGGAGGAGTCTCCCTTTTGGATTTCGCAAAAACTTTTGAGTTGGTGATCGCTAATTCGAGTTTTCTGTAGAAAGAGGAGCACTTGGTAACCTTTCGCAGTACGGTGGCTAAGACTCAGATAGATTACTTATTCTTTAGGAAGGGTGATAGAGTTCTTTGTAAGGATTACAAGGTTATCCCGAGTGAGAATCTTACAACCCAACATAAACTCTTGGCGATGGATTTAGAGATTAAGAGAAAGAGGAAAAAGAGGGATTTGTGCGACATGCCAAGGATCAAATGGGGTGGCTTGATTACCGCCAGAGCTCAGGAGTTGGGGGGAGAAGTTGATGGCAATGGGGGTTTGGGGGAGTAGTGGGGATTCAAGCAGTATGTGGGATCACAACTAGTTGTATTAGGGAAGCAGCTAGAGAGGTGCCGGGGGTCTTGAGGGGTAATACTGGGGACATCGAGCGGATTGGTGGTGTAATAGAGAGGTCCAAGGGAAAGTAGAAGCCAAAAAGGTCACTTATGAGAAGTTAGTGGAGTGAAAAGACGAGGAGGACAAGCGGACGCATAGGAAGAGGTATAAGGCCGCGAAGAAGGAGGCGAAGTTAGCGGTTACGTCGGTGAAGACGACATCATTTGAATGCTTATATGTAAAAGTTGAGGACAAAGGTTGGGATAAGAAGTAGTACATGCTAGCTAAGGCGAGAGAAAGGAGGGTCGGAGAACTAGATCAAGTGAAGCGCATCAAATATGAGGAAGGCAAAGTATTGGTGG
This sequence is a window from Nicotiana tomentosiformis chromosome 5, ASM39032v3, whole genome shotgun sequence. Protein-coding genes within it:
- the LOC104106889 gene encoding mediator of RNA polymerase II transcription subunit 15a-like isoform X3 — encoded protein: MDGNNWRAAQGTAPAAGAMDTADWRTQLQPDSRQRIVNKIMENIKGRLPVSGQEGAQELKKIAMRFEDMIHTAATSKQDYLQRFSKMLTKLTKFQYPDSIQPSAVTSGQNAHGPGSCSMHSQVNSQAQQLPVPMVANETQTKRPLLLQNIQNNMASQNCVSLSPALPPLGNLTQATMPNVIGRNSNFQTMQTMPNVDQVVPPNMVSNSQRQMQGRQQQVASQQQQQQFQTTQRYLYQQQLHRQMIKKKFQLGNTPQSLIQHEQQKQQPQSQEEQHQQRQNLLQPTQRNMHQQQLGSQSNISGIQQQQLTESQPVNSGLYCNRHPIHMLQLSKIPVQRQTLQSAATVLPSQRQQSQSQPAQQQMTPQSQSRPPLGLQQQTNQFPREMQQSIQASSPLLQQQKELYQLQRATPEASSTSLDSTVLRGNAIGADWQEVYQKLDSLLQRPQNEQIETFKMLKITLGHILLFLRLNKQDIQLSHKEKLLQVEKHIDLFLSSDRPRKPTLSLQQGQLPEALRMQLKVQSSMEAMQQNNLTKLQHNSFSPQVTQHPSPQTDEQNMLASLTKAGPPLQSANSPFVVPSPSTSWDLSPMPGDSVKVSTGLASHIAAGNITHQQADAPDQSVGIGIPEISASPLLAEFTCLDGTHANVSAVVSGKSSVEQSLERLMKVVKNMSPKALNSSISDISSVVSMMDRTAGSAPGNGSRATVGEDLVATTKCRLQATNYSAQDGLPGAKKQKRHRTSDVVSSSGCVNDSFWQLNGSEASESESTSVKIPKPEIADFP
- the LOC104106889 gene encoding mediator of RNA polymerase II transcription subunit 15a-like isoform X2 produces the protein MDGNNWRAAQGTAPAAGAMDTADWRTQLQPDSRQRIVNKIMENIKGRLPVSGQEGAQELKKIAMRFEDMIHTAATSKQDYLQRFSKMLTKLTKFQYPDSIQPSAVTSGQNAHGPGSCSMHSQVNSQAQQLPVPMVANETQTKRPLLLQNIQNNMASQNCVSLSPALPPLGNLTQATMPNVIGRNSNFQTMQTMPNVDQVVPPNMVSNSQRQMQGRQQQVASQQQQQQFQTTQRYLYQQQLHRQMIKKKFQLGNTPQSLIQHEQQKQQPQSQEEQHQQRQNLLQPTQRNMHQQQLGSQSNISGIQQQQLTESQPVNSGLYCNRHPIHMLQLSKIPVQRQTLQSAATVLPSQRQQSQSQPAQQQMTPQSQSRPPLGLQQQTNQFPREMQQSIQASSPLLQQQKELYQLQRATPEASSTSLDSTVLRGNAIGADWQEVYQKLDSLLQRPQNEQIETFKMLKITLGHILLFLRLNKQDIQLSHKEKLLQVEKHIDLFLSSDRPRKPTLSLQQGQLPEALRMQLKVTQHPSPQTDEQNMLASLTKAGPPLQSANSPFVVPSPSTSWDLSPMPGDSVKVSTGLASHIAAGNITHQQADAPDQSVGIGIPEISASPLLAEFTCLDGTHANVSAVVSGKSSVEQSLERLMKVVKNMSPKALNSSISDISSVVSMMDRTAGSAPGNGSRATVGEDLVATTKCRLQATNYSAQDGLPGAKKQKRHRTSDVVSSSGCVNDSFWQLNGSEASESESTSVKIPKPEVNHALVEEIWNINRQLIDTVVEISDEGFDPSAVASATEGGEGTTVKCSFTSVALSPSLKSQYASAQMSQIQPLRLLVPANYPDCSLVLLDEFPVEVSKKYEDHSMKAKSRFGVFLRNFSQPMSLKDIAKTWDVCTRSVISECAQQNGGGTLSSKYGSWENCLSTA
- the LOC104106889 gene encoding mediator of RNA polymerase II transcription subunit 15a-like isoform X1; translated protein: MDGNNWRAAQGTAPAAGAMDTADWRTQLQPDSRQRIVNKIMENIKGRLPVSGQEGAQELKKIAMRFEDMIHTAATSKQDYLQRFSKMLTKLTKFQYPDSIQPSAVTSGQNAHGPGSCSMHSQVNSQAQQLPVPMVANETQTKRPLLLQNIQNNMASQNCVSLSPALPPLGNLTQATMPNVIGRNSNFQTMQTMPNVDQVVPPNMVSNSQRQMQGRQQQVASQQQQQQFQTTQRYLYQQQLHRQMIKKKFQLGNTPQSLIQHEQQKQQPQSQEEQHQQRQNLLQPTQRNMHQQQLGSQSNISGIQQQQLTESQPVNSGLYCNRHPIHMLQLSKIPVQRQTLQSAATVLPSQRQQSQSQPAQQQMTPQSQSRPPLGLQQQTNQFPREMQQSIQASSPLLQQQKELYQLQRATPEASSTSLDSTVLRGNAIGADWQEVYQKLDSLLQRPQNEQIETFKMLKITLGHILLFLRLNKQDIQLSHKEKLLQVEKHIDLFLSSDRPRKPTLSLQQGQLPEALRMQLKVQSSMEAMQQNNLTKLQHNSFSPQVTQHPSPQTDEQNMLASLTKAGPPLQSANSPFVVPSPSTSWDLSPMPGDSVKVSTGLASHIAAGNITHQQADAPDQSVGIGIPEISASPLLAEFTCLDGTHANVSAVVSGKSSVEQSLERLMKVVKNMSPKALNSSISDISSVVSMMDRTAGSAPGNGSRATVGEDLVATTKCRLQATNYSAQDGLPGAKKQKRHRTSDVVSSSGCVNDSFWQLNGSEASESESTSVKIPKPEVNHALVEEIWNINRQLIDTVVEISDEGFDPSAVASATEGGEGTTVKCSFTSVALSPSLKSQYASAQMSQIQPLRLLVPANYPDCSLVLLDEFPVEVSKKYEDHSMKAKSRFGVFLRNFSQPMSLKDIAKTWDVCTRSVISECAQQNGGGTLSSKYGSWENCLSTA